A region from the Paenarthrobacter aurescens genome encodes:
- a CDS encoding SLC13 family permease, translated as MSQVYYSSVPQTPEGPSEQDGTRRVLGIFRPSAAIALLVAIALMVALAVNSVNGWGLDGHAAVTLCVFVAAIWFWIFSAVEDTYVALGAAVVLVISGTLPTESLFAALGEDSIWLLMAAFVIASAVASTGLAARGAAFILSGARSVRQLAYLSCLGLVVTAFAIPATSGRAALVLPIFLTLRKVFKDRPSLVKMLAVLFPTVILLSAVGSFLGAGAHLITSQILQSAGYPGFDFASWLLLGLPLSLASSFMATELVLRLFSSSSDRAEPLAVKLSQLQADNTQRISGPLDLNEQRSLLLLAAVVALWCTEPIHGLDPALVALMGALVVSLPAYGSVTLAAALKKVPWSMLIFMAATLALGSSLVTTGAAGWLAASLVGPVAVFGAAKPYVFVVVVVLASTAAHLVIQSRSARSAVLIPMVVATAAPMGVDPVAVAFASTAAAGFCHTLTSSAKPVAIFAETDGRLNYEPADLLRLSAWLAPLSAVLVLLFSFFLWPLLGLPLFTSP; from the coding sequence ATGAGTCAGGTCTATTACAGCTCCGTGCCTCAGACCCCGGAAGGTCCATCCGAGCAGGACGGAACACGGAGAGTCCTTGGGATCTTCCGTCCTTCAGCGGCCATAGCCTTGCTCGTGGCAATCGCCTTGATGGTGGCCCTGGCGGTCAACTCAGTCAATGGTTGGGGCCTGGATGGTCATGCGGCCGTGACACTCTGCGTCTTTGTGGCCGCCATCTGGTTCTGGATTTTCTCCGCCGTGGAGGACACCTACGTTGCCCTTGGCGCCGCCGTCGTGCTTGTCATCAGCGGCACGCTCCCCACGGAGAGTCTCTTTGCGGCGCTGGGTGAGGACTCCATTTGGCTGCTGATGGCGGCGTTCGTCATTGCCAGTGCCGTTGCTTCAACCGGACTGGCGGCCAGAGGTGCGGCGTTCATTCTCTCCGGTGCGCGTTCGGTGAGGCAGTTGGCCTACTTGTCCTGCCTCGGGCTGGTGGTCACAGCTTTCGCCATTCCGGCCACGTCCGGACGCGCGGCCCTGGTGTTGCCTATCTTCCTGACGCTGCGGAAGGTGTTCAAGGACCGGCCATCATTGGTGAAGATGCTTGCGGTGTTGTTTCCCACGGTCATACTTCTTTCCGCAGTGGGATCCTTCCTCGGTGCAGGCGCACATCTGATCACCAGCCAAATCCTTCAATCGGCCGGTTACCCGGGCTTCGACTTCGCATCCTGGTTACTGCTTGGCCTTCCCCTGTCCCTGGCATCGTCCTTCATGGCCACTGAGCTGGTGCTGCGGCTCTTTAGCTCCAGCAGTGACCGGGCCGAGCCGTTGGCTGTGAAGCTTAGCCAGTTGCAGGCGGATAACACCCAGCGCATCAGCGGGCCGCTGGACCTGAATGAGCAACGTTCGTTGTTGCTGCTGGCGGCCGTGGTGGCACTCTGGTGCACCGAACCCATCCACGGACTGGATCCGGCACTGGTGGCGTTGATGGGCGCGCTGGTGGTGTCCTTGCCCGCCTATGGGTCCGTCACGTTGGCAGCTGCCCTGAAGAAAGTGCCGTGGTCCATGCTGATTTTCATGGCCGCCACCCTGGCCCTGGGTTCGAGCTTGGTGACCACTGGGGCGGCGGGCTGGTTAGCGGCTTCCCTGGTAGGACCTGTTGCCGTCTTCGGGGCGGCAAAGCCATACGTCTTTGTGGTGGTGGTGGTGCTCGCTTCAACAGCGGCCCACTTGGTGATCCAGTCGCGTTCGGCCCGCTCGGCGGTACTCATTCCTATGGTGGTGGCCACAGCGGCTCCCATGGGAGTGGACCCCGTGGCCGTGGCCTTCGCATCCACAGCAGCAGCGGGCTTCTGCCACACCCTTACCAGCTCGGCCAAACCAGTGGCCATCTTCGCTGAAACGGATGGCCGGCTCAACTATGAGCCCGCTGACCTGCTCCGGCTCTCGGCCTGGTTGGCACCGTTGAGTGCCGTGCTGGTTCTGCTGTTCAGCTTTTTCCTCTGGCCGCTCCTTGGTCTGCCGCTCTTCACTTCGCCGTAA
- a CDS encoding response regulator transcription factor, with amino-acid sequence MSRILIAEDDRRISDFIEKGLRAAGYTCLTVDDGASALLLARSGEFGMIILDIGLPMLSGFEVLERLRSEGSKTPVIVLTASDSVADTVYGLESGANDYMTKPFQFAELLARIRLRLNDDSDSAPVLTLAHEDMVLDLRSRRVRVGEAGADLTAREFSLLEVFLRHPGQVLSREQLISHAWNMDFDPASNVVDVYVRALRAKIGAERLETIRGAGYRLT; translated from the coding sequence GTGAGCAGGATCCTGATTGCCGAGGATGACCGGCGGATTTCCGATTTCATCGAGAAGGGCTTGAGGGCCGCAGGCTACACCTGCCTCACCGTGGACGATGGAGCCAGTGCTCTGCTGCTGGCGAGGTCCGGCGAGTTCGGCATGATCATCCTGGACATTGGCCTTCCCATGCTCAGCGGCTTTGAAGTATTGGAGCGCCTTCGCAGTGAGGGGTCCAAGACGCCGGTGATCGTGCTGACCGCCAGTGATTCTGTGGCGGACACCGTGTACGGGCTGGAAAGCGGCGCCAATGATTACATGACAAAGCCGTTCCAGTTTGCCGAGCTCCTGGCGCGAATCCGCCTGCGTCTGAATGACGACTCTGACTCGGCCCCGGTCCTGACCCTTGCCCATGAGGACATGGTGCTGGACCTACGGAGTCGCCGGGTGCGCGTGGGTGAAGCCGGCGCCGACCTCACAGCCCGCGAGTTCTCCCTCCTGGAAGTTTTCCTTCGCCACCCCGGCCAGGTGTTGAGCAGGGAACAGCTGATCTCCCATGCCTGGAACATGGACTTCGATCCCGCATCAAATGTGGTGGACGTCTATGTCCGGGCGCTCCGGGCAAAGATTGGGGCGGAGCGGCTGGAGACCATCCGCGGTGCGGGATACCGATTGACATGA
- a CDS encoding cell wall metabolism sensor histidine kinase WalK — protein MTDTPSQQVALPAVPDRHPRTKGPGARLGSRVPARWRIAAWILLTTALTLLAVMLTMRSLLLNGAQTQAHQDITQELQEFRAFAAEGVDPTTAKPFSSIEKMLEIFLSRQSAAQGEVIVGSVGQRTLYTPTGALSSQTGGHDLPRDQALMDSIRTGNASSGIARTSEGEMHWVRLPVVSGSETGHLIVGTYMGPREDQVAGTVLTIFFVSLGGLAVTAGIAWLVAGQILSPVREVRRVAEDISENDLTARVPVRGNDDISALAVTFNTMLDRLESAYRTQRAFVDDASHELRTPITVIRGHLELMEDDEADRARTLTLVDDELARMGRIVSDLLLLAKVDRPGFAQPRRTDAATLLLDIEAKAQVLGPRGWPILEIAEGSVTVDAQRITQAVLQLATNACQYSPEDSTVSLGSRFEGEGSSRRFTLWVSDHGRGVEEDEAARIFGRFHRGHAAQEADRARPGAGLGLAIVRSIAEAHHGTAWVRSTQGNGATFGITVPSPVFDGDPATNGDHVTSGDHVTSSDPVTSGDHVTSSDPVTSGDADAAAVDGSVTKRLDQLKEHHK, from the coding sequence ATGACGGACACTCCATCCCAACAGGTCGCACTGCCCGCCGTCCCGGATCGGCACCCCCGAACCAAAGGTCCGGGAGCCCGGCTTGGGTCCAGGGTTCCCGCCCGTTGGCGGATCGCGGCCTGGATACTGCTCACCACGGCGCTGACGCTGCTGGCGGTCATGCTCACCATGCGGTCATTGCTCTTGAACGGCGCCCAGACCCAGGCTCATCAGGACATCACCCAGGAACTGCAGGAGTTCCGTGCGTTCGCCGCTGAAGGCGTTGACCCCACTACGGCCAAGCCTTTCAGCTCCATAGAGAAGATGCTGGAGATCTTCCTCAGCCGCCAATCGGCCGCACAAGGGGAAGTCATTGTTGGCAGCGTGGGCCAACGCACCCTGTATACGCCTACCGGTGCCTTGAGCTCGCAGACCGGCGGCCATGACTTGCCCCGGGACCAAGCACTGATGGACTCCATCCGGACCGGCAACGCCTCATCCGGTATTGCCCGGACCAGCGAGGGGGAAATGCACTGGGTTCGCCTCCCGGTGGTCTCGGGCAGTGAAACCGGGCACCTCATTGTGGGCACCTACATGGGACCCCGGGAGGATCAGGTAGCCGGAACTGTGTTGACCATTTTCTTCGTCTCCCTTGGCGGCCTGGCCGTGACAGCGGGCATTGCCTGGCTGGTGGCCGGACAGATCCTCTCACCTGTCCGGGAAGTCCGAAGGGTGGCGGAGGACATCTCGGAGAATGACCTCACCGCACGGGTCCCTGTTCGGGGCAACGACGACATTTCGGCGCTGGCCGTGACCTTCAACACCATGCTGGACCGGCTTGAATCGGCTTACCGAACTCAACGGGCATTCGTGGATGACGCTTCGCATGAACTTCGCACACCCATCACCGTGATCCGCGGCCACCTTGAACTGATGGAGGATGACGAAGCCGACAGGGCCCGCACCCTGACCTTGGTGGACGATGAACTCGCAAGAATGGGCCGGATTGTCTCGGACCTGCTGCTGTTGGCGAAAGTGGACCGCCCCGGCTTCGCGCAACCGCGGCGTACCGACGCTGCCACTCTCCTGCTTGATATCGAGGCCAAAGCCCAAGTGCTTGGTCCAAGGGGGTGGCCCATCCTGGAAATCGCGGAGGGAAGCGTCACAGTGGACGCTCAACGCATCACCCAGGCCGTGCTGCAATTGGCCACCAATGCCTGCCAGTACTCCCCGGAGGACAGCACCGTCAGCCTTGGCTCGCGCTTCGAAGGCGAGGGCAGTTCCCGTCGCTTTACCCTCTGGGTTTCAGATCACGGCAGGGGCGTTGAAGAGGACGAAGCCGCCCGGATTTTTGGCCGGTTCCATCGGGGCCACGCAGCCCAGGAAGCTGATAGGGCCCGGCCTGGTGCCGGATTGGGTCTGGCAATTGTTCGCAGCATCGCCGAGGCGCATCACGGTACTGCCTGGGTCCGCAGTACTCAGGGAAACGGCGCCACGTTCGGCATCACGGTGCCCTCGCCGGTTTTCGACGGCGACCCCGCCACCAACGGTGACCACGTCACCAGCGGCGACCACGTCACCAGCAGCGACCCCGTCACCAGCGGCGACCACGTCACCAGCAGCGACCCCGTCACCAGCGGCGACGCCGACGCCGCAGCCGTGGACGGCAGTGTCACCAAACGCCTGGATCAACTGAAGGAGCACCACAAGTGA
- a CDS encoding ABC transporter ATP-binding protein, with translation MNAILHAQQLTKHYPGSIALDNVDFTASAGQSIAIIGPSGSGKTTLLHCLAGILRPDAGAITLNTPSSPLRLDTLGDAALSRLRREEFGFVFQQGMLLPELTALENVALALMLNGTDRATSEARAAEWLAALGLAGMEQRRLGELSGGQVQRVAIARAQVTGARVVFADEPTGALDSATSKEVLDVLLHSVAANGRTLLVVTHDPNVAARCERVVELRDGRIVADSGTVPAPGPAAPAAQAVPNPPAAPSANFKGAFNV, from the coding sequence ATGAACGCCATCCTCCACGCCCAGCAGCTCACCAAGCACTACCCCGGCAGCATCGCCTTGGACAACGTCGACTTCACAGCAAGTGCCGGCCAGTCCATTGCGATCATCGGACCCTCAGGTTCCGGAAAGACCACACTTTTGCACTGCCTCGCCGGAATTTTGAGGCCCGACGCCGGAGCCATCACCTTGAACACTCCTTCCTCACCTTTGCGGCTGGATACCTTGGGAGATGCCGCGCTGTCCCGGCTGCGGCGCGAGGAATTTGGGTTTGTGTTCCAGCAGGGCATGCTTCTTCCGGAGTTAACTGCCTTGGAAAACGTGGCGCTGGCCCTGATGCTCAACGGCACAGACCGTGCTACTTCGGAGGCCAGGGCCGCCGAATGGTTGGCGGCTTTGGGATTGGCCGGAATGGAACAACGCCGGCTCGGTGAGCTCTCCGGTGGACAGGTGCAGCGCGTGGCCATCGCCCGTGCCCAAGTCACAGGCGCCCGGGTAGTGTTCGCGGACGAGCCCACCGGCGCTTTGGATTCTGCCACCTCCAAGGAAGTCCTGGACGTGCTCCTGCACTCCGTGGCCGCGAACGGCCGGACGCTTCTGGTGGTCACGCACGATCCCAACGTCGCGGCCCGCTGCGAGCGCGTTGTGGAGTTGCGCGATGGCAGGATCGTGGCAGACAGCGGCACAGTTCCGGCTCCCGGCCCGGCAGCGCCAGCCGCACAGGCAGTGCCAAACCCACCGGCAGCGCCGTCCGCCAACTTCAAGGGTGCCTTCAATGTCTAG
- a CDS encoding FtsX-like permease family protein: protein MSSLSMALRLTPYLARSNGSSFREAGLRDSGLPILAFGTVTALLLTVAGGSQVFWSWSDDIAGTYQALAVVAMVLLIIPLLTLGASAARLAARRRDDRLASLRLLGANSATVVWMTVIESTVLAAVGAVAGAGLYACAAPFLGLIQFRGQAIGTHAWLSVPSILGCVLAVCVLAAASAALGLRKVVVTPLGVRTRQTADGAHWVRGLIAAVVVVIGVVAMGMLSSFGAFIVIIAVMGGCFGLALLALNLMGPWILRLRASSQLKHAKKPEQLLAARTVLESPKESWRQVGGVAMTSFVGVFVGVGMAVADTMGTGADAETTLLVRDINTGVMITLLGSFLMVACSAGVNQAAAVLDRASTLVALDRVGMPRKLMVAARVKAVMSPLFLVAGISAAAAAVLVLPLTGAALLTQPVVILTIGGVFAAGFLLVRLAVAAGTAQIGQVLARPERYASMDS from the coding sequence ATGTCTAGTCTCTCCATGGCCCTGCGCCTCACCCCGTACCTCGCCCGAAGCAACGGAAGCAGCTTCCGGGAAGCCGGTCTTCGCGATTCCGGACTCCCCATCCTCGCTTTCGGGACGGTTACGGCCCTACTGCTCACCGTGGCCGGCGGTTCACAGGTTTTCTGGTCCTGGTCTGACGACATCGCCGGCACCTACCAAGCCTTGGCCGTGGTGGCCATGGTGCTGCTGATCATCCCATTGTTGACGCTCGGTGCCTCGGCCGCCCGACTCGCCGCCCGCCGTCGTGATGACCGTTTGGCATCCTTGCGGTTGCTGGGCGCCAACAGCGCCACGGTGGTCTGGATGACCGTCATAGAGTCAACCGTCCTCGCAGCCGTGGGAGCTGTGGCCGGGGCGGGGCTATACGCCTGCGCAGCACCGTTCCTGGGATTGATCCAGTTCCGGGGACAAGCAATCGGAACCCATGCGTGGTTGTCCGTTCCGTCCATCCTCGGCTGCGTGCTGGCCGTCTGTGTCCTTGCAGCGGCGAGTGCCGCGTTGGGGCTCCGGAAGGTTGTGGTGACGCCGTTGGGCGTCCGGACCCGGCAAACGGCCGACGGCGCGCACTGGGTTCGCGGACTCATCGCAGCTGTGGTGGTGGTCATCGGAGTGGTGGCGATGGGGATGCTCAGCAGCTTTGGCGCGTTCATTGTGATCATCGCGGTGATGGGCGGCTGCTTCGGTTTGGCCCTGCTGGCGTTGAACCTCATGGGACCGTGGATCCTGCGGCTGCGGGCCTCCTCGCAACTCAAGCACGCCAAGAAGCCTGAGCAACTGCTGGCAGCGCGGACCGTGCTGGAAAGCCCCAAGGAATCGTGGCGGCAGGTTGGGGGCGTCGCGATGACCAGTTTTGTGGGCGTGTTCGTGGGTGTGGGCATGGCGGTGGCGGACACCATGGGAACCGGCGCCGACGCCGAAACTACTCTGCTTGTCCGCGACATCAACACCGGTGTGATGATCACCCTGTTGGGCTCGTTCCTGATGGTCGCCTGCTCAGCGGGCGTCAACCAGGCTGCCGCAGTGCTGGACCGGGCTTCGACGCTGGTGGCCTTGGACAGGGTTGGCATGCCGCGGAAGCTCATGGTGGCGGCGAGGGTCAAGGCCGTGATGTCGCCGCTGTTCCTCGTGGCAGGCATCTCAGCTGCAGCGGCGGCCGTTCTGGTTCTGCCGCTGACCGGCGCTGCGCTGCTGACCCAGCCCGTGGTCATTTTGACCATCGGTGGCGTGTTCGCTGCCGGGTTCCTGCTGGTCCGGCTGGCTGTTGCCGCGGGTACCGCACAGATCGGCCAGGTCCTGGCCCGGCCCGAGCGCTACGCGAGCATGGATTCGTAG
- a CDS encoding LacI family DNA-binding transcriptional regulator — protein sequence MTTSAVQTSRGPVTRKDVARYAGVSTAVVSYVVNGGPKNVAPATEAKVREAIRVLGYRPNAAARALKLGSSETIGVVVPDNTNPFFTQLAHAVEDAAAELGFGMVLTNSDGSLTRERKNIRTLAARQVDGVFLASCVFDPDVTELEASEIPSVLLNNAGSPPGINSVGVDLEAGARAAVEHLIGHGHTNIGLAIGTNTGNQLDGREVGWLATLRDAGLPDGPMLHGPFSRPGGYEVGKRFLAMANRPTAIFASNDMQAIGILRALHEAGVRVPDDMALVSFDGSLDAEYSWPALTTVAQPVKAMAEAAVQALVGKGRGEELQHQILPTELIIRQSCGCK from the coding sequence ATGACAACTTCGGCGGTACAAACCTCGCGCGGCCCGGTTACACGCAAAGACGTGGCCCGGTACGCCGGGGTGAGTACCGCCGTCGTGAGTTATGTGGTGAACGGTGGGCCCAAGAACGTGGCCCCGGCAACGGAAGCCAAGGTTCGGGAGGCCATCCGTGTCCTCGGATACCGGCCCAACGCTGCCGCCCGTGCCCTCAAACTGGGGTCCAGCGAAACCATTGGCGTGGTGGTTCCGGACAACACCAACCCGTTTTTCACCCAGCTGGCCCACGCCGTGGAAGATGCTGCCGCGGAACTGGGCTTCGGGATGGTTCTCACCAACTCGGACGGCAGCCTGACCCGCGAACGCAAGAACATCCGCACCCTCGCCGCCCGGCAGGTGGACGGGGTGTTCCTGGCCAGTTGTGTGTTCGACCCCGACGTTACGGAACTCGAAGCTTCCGAAATCCCCTCCGTTCTGTTGAATAACGCAGGCTCACCGCCGGGAATCAACAGCGTGGGTGTTGATCTGGAAGCCGGTGCCCGTGCCGCCGTGGAACATCTGATCGGCCACGGCCATACCAACATTGGCTTGGCGATCGGCACCAATACCGGGAACCAGCTGGACGGGCGCGAGGTAGGCTGGCTGGCCACTTTGCGTGACGCCGGACTGCCGGACGGGCCCATGCTTCACGGCCCGTTCAGCCGTCCCGGTGGCTACGAGGTAGGTAAGCGCTTCCTGGCCATGGCCAACCGGCCCACAGCGATTTTTGCAAGTAACGACATGCAGGCAATCGGTATCCTCAGGGCGCTTCATGAGGCAGGCGTTCGGGTGCCCGATGACATGGCGTTGGTATCTTTCGATGGATCGCTGGACGCCGAATACAGCTGGCCCGCCTTGACCACAGTTGCGCAGCCGGTCAAGGCGATGGCCGAAGCCGCCGTGCAGGCACTGGTGGGCAAGGGCCGCGGAGAAGAGCTGCAACACCAGATCCTGCCCACCGAGTTGATCATCCGTCAGTCCTGCGGCTGCAAGTAG
- a CDS encoding Gfo/Idh/MocA family protein, with protein sequence MTFSIGVVGAGQFGSQFAHLFKLHPGVSAVYAIDELPERAAAAQERWGLDGVMGSFEELLDSDVDAVAIFTQRWTHGPLVERALRAGKHVYSAVPMAISEEEIERIIEAVRETKLVYAMGETSYYNPATVFARQQHAAGKFGRIFYTEGDYVHDMDLGFYEAYQYSGGDRWKETASYPPMLYPTHAIGGVLGAVPGHAVSVSCIGVKDQRGDGVFDKDVSMFANDFSNATALFEMNDGGAMRTNEMRRVGYPSHIRESRFRFFGTDASFEQLATTTVWQDKSTVEDVSEQVETKPTMSLDDPSLADVAPELRDAFISGLAPVHDQSRLPQEFLGAPNGHEGSHQFLVDDFVTAVNNRSLPPVNAWVAARFTVPGIVAHESALRGGERLPIRDFGDAPVE encoded by the coding sequence ATGACGTTTTCGATCGGGGTTGTGGGTGCCGGGCAGTTCGGCAGCCAGTTCGCCCACCTGTTCAAGCTCCACCCGGGCGTCAGCGCGGTTTATGCAATAGATGAACTCCCTGAGCGGGCCGCTGCGGCGCAGGAACGCTGGGGACTGGACGGCGTGATGGGCAGCTTTGAAGAGCTGCTGGACTCCGACGTCGATGCCGTGGCCATCTTCACGCAGCGCTGGACTCACGGACCACTGGTAGAGCGGGCCTTGCGCGCTGGAAAGCACGTCTACTCAGCGGTGCCCATGGCCATATCCGAAGAGGAAATTGAACGGATCATTGAGGCCGTGCGCGAGACCAAACTGGTTTACGCGATGGGTGAGACCAGCTACTACAACCCCGCCACGGTCTTCGCCCGGCAACAACATGCGGCAGGCAAGTTCGGCCGCATCTTCTACACAGAGGGCGATTACGTCCACGACATGGACCTCGGGTTCTACGAGGCGTATCAGTACAGCGGCGGAGACCGGTGGAAGGAAACCGCCAGCTACCCGCCCATGCTCTACCCCACCCACGCCATAGGCGGGGTCCTCGGCGCCGTCCCCGGCCATGCCGTCAGCGTCAGCTGCATCGGCGTCAAGGACCAGCGGGGCGACGGCGTCTTCGACAAAGACGTCAGCATGTTCGCCAACGACTTCTCCAACGCCACGGCGCTGTTCGAAATGAACGACGGCGGTGCGATGCGCACCAACGAGATGCGCCGCGTAGGGTACCCCTCCCATATCCGCGAGTCCCGCTTCCGTTTCTTCGGCACCGACGCCAGCTTTGAGCAACTTGCCACCACCACCGTGTGGCAGGACAAGTCCACCGTGGAAGACGTGTCCGAGCAGGTGGAAACGAAGCCCACCATGTCCCTGGATGACCCATCCCTGGCAGACGTTGCGCCGGAGCTGCGGGATGCCTTCATCTCCGGGCTGGCTCCGGTACACGACCAGTCCAGGCTTCCCCAGGAATTCCTCGGAGCGCCCAACGGGCATGAAGGAAGCCACCAATTCCTGGTGGACGACTTTGTCACCGCCGTGAACAACCGCAGCCTTCCTCCCGTTAACGCCTGGGTCGCGGCCCGCTTCACGGTGCCGGGAATCGTAGCCCATGAGTCCGCACTCCGTGGCGGGGAGCGCCTTCCCATCCGCGACTTCGGTGATGCTCCAGTGGAGTAG